The following proteins are co-located in the Dromiciops gliroides isolate mDroGli1 chromosome 2, mDroGli1.pri, whole genome shotgun sequence genome:
- the LOC122739820 gene encoding cytidine deaminase-like, with protein sequence MAQVPAALAPCPNSWEPLDPAQIQKLICRSQEAKKFAYCPYSNFPVGAALLTLDGKIFSGCNIENAAYPLGICAERTAIQKAISEGYKEFRAIAITSNLKNDFITPCGACRQVMREFGKHWYVYMTKADGTYDVRTVHELLPASFGPEDLQKSK encoded by the coding sequence ATGGCTCAAGTGCCTGCTGCCCTGGCCCCGTGCCCAAACTCCTGGGAGCCTTTAGATCCAGCTCAGATTCAGAAGCTCATTTGCAGGAGCCAAGAAGCCAAGAAGTTTGCCTACTGCCCCTACAGTAACTTCCCAGTGGGGGCAGCTCTCCTGACCCTGGATGGCAAGATTTTTTCAGGATGCAACATAGAAAATGCTGCCTACCCATTAGGCATCTGTGCAGAACGCACTGCCATTCAGAAGGCCATCTCAGAAGGGTACAAAGAGTTCCGGGCCATTGCTATTACCAGTAACTTGAAGAATGACTTTATCACACCATGTGGAGCCTGTAGACAAGTAATGAGAGAGTTTGGAAAACATTGGTATGTCTACATGACAAAAGCAGATGGTACGTATGATGTCAGGACAGTCCATGAACTACTGCCTGCATCGTTCGGACCCGAGGACCTGCAGAAGTCCAAGTGA